In Thermodesulfobacteriota bacterium, the genomic stretch GCCATGACGACTGGGATGTACGCAAACGATTACGGGAATACAGGCGGAAAGGCTTCCTTCAGGGACTGGGCATTCAACGACAAACTCCTCTACTATAACGAGGGGCTTAACGCCGTCATAACCGTCCGGAGCTCAGGGCCCGACGGCGAGACGCTCACCTACCAGGCGAACGGGAAACAGGAGGCCAGAAGCGACCGGGGGAAGCCCCCGGCAAGCTGGACGGTGCTCGGCCACATCCCGGCCATACTACACCGCGGGGACCCCCGGGACGCGCTCCTCATAGGCCTCGGCTCGGGCGTGACCCTCGGCATGTTGGAGCTTTACCCTTTCAGTGCCTTCGACGTGGTCGAGCTCGAGCCCGCCGTAGTGGACGCGGCAAGGTTCTTCTCCAGGGCAAACAACAACGCGCTGGAAGACCCCAGGGTGCGCCTCCATGTGACCGACGGCAGGAGCTTCCTCTCGTCGGTCAAGCGCAAATACGACGTCATCGTGTCGGGCGTTTCAGACCCCTGGATCTCCGGGGTCTCGAACCTTTTCACATACGACTATTTCATGGAGCTCAAGGGCAGGCTGAATGATGGCGGCATAGTGGCGGTCTGGTTTTCCAATTACAACAGCACGCCCGAGGACTTCAAAACAGGCCTCAACTCCTTTGCCGCCGCTTTCCCGCACGCGAGCGTATGGTTCCATTTCAGGGAGTCCCTCGACCTGGTGGTCATCGGGAGCGTCGGGGAGCACCCGGTCGACATGGCGCGCCTCAGGGCAGTCTTCGCGGACCGAAGGATAAGGGAGAGCCTTCAAAGCGTGGACATGAACACACCCTACGACTTCTTCGGCCTGCACCTTGCCGGCGATGCGGAACTCCGTAAATACATAGGGGACTCCGTCATAAACACGGACGAGAGGCCGGTACTCGAATTCTCTCTCCCGAAGAGCCTTTACAGGAAGGTGACCGGCCCGGACAGGGTCGCGGAGCTACTTGAATCTGCCGGATGGGAAGCGCCGGGAGTGGTCCTCCGTGGAGAGGAGCCCGGGGAATTCTATCTTAACCTCGGGAAGAGCTACAACCAGTACGCGTTCAGGCTCGAACAGGCCCGCCGGGCTTTCCTAAGGTCGCTCGAATCAGACCCCGGCAATGCGGAAGCGCGGGTTTACGCCGAAAGGCTCGGAAAAGAGCTCGGCCGCTGACCCCTCCTTTCCTCCCCTCCTTGCAAAACACGGCAAAATCGGCAAGAATCACATTGTATGGACCGGGGCGGAGGAGAAAGAAAATATATCTTCGGGCTCAACCGGAACGTATTCTATACCGGTTTCGTGAGCATGCTGATGGACATCTCTTCAGAGATGGTCTATCCGCTCCTGCCTCTTTTCCTCACGACGGTACTAGGCGCCACAAAGACCGCCGTAGGCATAATCGAGGGCATAGCCGAGACCACTGCCTCGATCCTCAAGATCTTCTCGGGCTGGCTCTCTGACAAGCTCGGCAAAAGGAAGCTCCTCATGGGCGCGGGCTACGGCATATCCGCCGTGAGCAGGCCCCTCATCGCGATCGCGACAGCGTGGTCGCACGTGCTCGGCGCTCGGTTCATAGACAGGGTCGGCAAGGGCACCAGGACCGCCCCGCGTGACGCGATAATCGCAGACTCGACGGAAAAGGAGAAGCTCGGCCTGGCGTTCGGCTTCCACAGGTCGATGGATACCGTGGGGGCCATAATAGGCCCGGGCATCGCGTTCCTTATACTCCTTTTCTTCGTAGGCAACCTCCGGCTCGTGTTCCTCCTCTCGACCATACCGGCCCTTATATCCGTCCTGGTCATAATAATTTTCATAACCGAAAAAAAGAGGACCAGAGAGGAGGCCGCGAGGCTACCGAGGTTCTCGATATCCGATTTCGACGGCCCGTTCAGGCGCTACCTTGTGGTAGTCGGGATTTTCTCGCTCGGATATTTCGCCGACGCCTTCGTGATACTCAGGGCCGAAGACCTGGGGGTGAGTAGCGCCCTCATCCCGATAATATATCTCGCTTTCAATATCGTCTACGCGCTTTCTTCGACGCCAATGGGGGCGCTCGCAGACAAGATAGGCCTCCGGCGCATGGTGCTGGCCGGCTTCGTTTATTACTCCGTTATATTCGTCCTCATCGCCTTCTCTACCGAAGCACTCCACATCTGGATATTATTCCCGCTCTACGGCATATTCAAGGGCATGAGCGAGGGGACACTCCGGGCCTACCTCGCGACCCTCGCCCCGCCGGAGCGGAAGGCCACGGCATTCGGCGTGTACCATACGGTGGTCGGCCTCATGCTCCTTCCGGCAAGCGTGATGGCAGGATACCTCTGGGACAACGTGGGCCCGGAAGCGACCTTCCTTTACGGAAGCGGCATGTCCGCCTTAGCCGCCCTTGTTTTCGTGGTATTCAGGCCGGGGAAGGGATGAGATGGCCGGCGCGGCTTGAGACGCCGCGACAGTGCGGGAAAGGTTTACTTCGCGGAGCTTGCCCTTGACGTCGCCGAATAGGATCACGCCCTTGGCGACGGCCTGCACAGGCAGCATCCCGTTGGTGAAATTTATCTCTATCTCGCCGTTCTTGGAGCCGAAGAGGTCCTTGTCTATCCGGGCGTCCGCCAGGTAGTCGGAGGTCCTCCTTTTTCTTTTCTTCTTAAGCTCCTTTTCAGGCACTATCCTTATGCTTATCTCGGGGAAGCGGCCGTCCCTGGGAAAGCTCGCTATATTGTAGACGCGACCTTCCTCTATTTTACCGTACGACCCGAACCTGAAGTTATAGAAGGCGGCTATGGGGTCATCGACGAACATGCCCTCCGGTATGTCCGCCGCACCCTCCTTATCCTTCTTTTCGCCCTTCCAATAGTCCCAGATCACGGTCATTTTCGCGTAATCCACGGTATGGACCGACCTTTTCCTGTCCTTCCCGTCTATCTCGACCTCTTTCTCGAAGCGCTCGGTCACGAACCTTTTGCCGTCGTCGGTCATCCTGAGAGTTGCGATATACTTATCCCGCCTGTGGCGCAAAATCGTTCCCACGAAGCCCGAGGTCTGGGCCGTAAGGGTCGCCGTGTACAGGCCGCCTTCCCCCTCCTCTATCTTGAGCCTGCCTTCAGCGACGTCGTCGAATATCCAGAAACCTATCTCATAGACGAGTTCCTCGCCGGCAAAGGCCTGGCCTATCGTCTTTTCGTTTCCGGACCCCGCATGCAGGGGGGCGGCTGTCGATGAGAGGAGAAGTAAAACCAGACTTAAGCTGAAAAGGCACTTGATTGAATTACGCATGGGTTTTATTTTAAAGAATTTCAGGAGGTAAATCAAGCAAATACAAACGCGAGCCCGGCCCGGGGTTGCGCTGGCCGGTTCTTGACATATAATTGTTGGAAGGGATGCTTCATTTCCATGTCATCGGTATGGGAATAGTCTGCGTCCCGCCAACCGGCAGTCAAATAAACCCCAACGAGGAGGAGAATGAAATGAAGAGGTCAACTCTTTCAGCCGTAGCCGTATCGTTTTTCCTGTCCGCATTCGCCGTAGCGCCGGCTATTTCCAACGCGCAGGATATGACCGCCCAGCAGAGGCAGCAGCAGATGCAGCAGCCCATGACCCAGCAGCAGGCCGTGCAGCAGACGCAGCAGGCGATAGACAACCTCAAATCGGCCCTCAAGACCTTCCAGCAGCAGCAACAGGCCGCGGCAGATGACGAGCACATCAAGGAGGCGGTAAGCAACACCGAAGAGGCGATAGAGAACGCCGAGAAGGCCCTTGAGCACGCGAGGCTTTCCCAGCCCCAGGCAGGCGCAGGGCAGCAGCCCCGCGCAACACCCGGCTCGGAGCGCGGCACGACCGGCGGCGGGATGTAAGAGAGCCCAGCCTGGACTTTAAATCCAGGGCCCAAGGGAACGATAGCGCCTGAACGTTGGCACACTGGCAATAATCAGAGGGACGGGCAAAAACCCGTCCCTTTCTTTTTTCATCCTGTTCGCTTCCGGAGCGCCCATGCCAGTGCCTCCTCTCAGGAATTGCAAGCCTTTAAGGGTTTGCGATTCAAGAATCACGTTCAGGCTGCCCAAACAGCTCAATTTCACACCAGCGCACTTTTACCGGTTTTCAAGACACGGGCTGCCTTTAAAATGATTTACAAGCCGCCATAAGTCATAGTATATTAAGCGTTATCCAACCATGGCGCCCATCGTATCGATAGTAGGGAAATCCGGGAGCGGCAAGACTACGCTCCTCGAGAAGGTCATCTCCGAGCTTACCCGGAGGGGCTACAGGGTAGGCGTATTGAAGCACGACGCGCACGGCTTCGAGATAGACCACGAGGGCAAGGACTCCTGGAGGCACAAGCAGGCCGGCGCAAGGGTCGTGGCCCTCTCGTCTCCAGAGAAGTTCGCGGTAATAAAAGACGTTGAAAAGGAATGGCCGCCCGAGAGGCTTATCGCCTCCTATCTTTCCGGGGTGGATGTGGTCGTCCTCGAAGGCTTCAAGAAATCGCCCTTCCCCAAAATAGAGGTGGTGCGGAAGGCGAACTCGTCAAGGCCGGTCTGCGCCAAGGACAAGAACCTCATGGCCTTTGCCTCGGACTTCAAGGTGAGCAGGCGCCTGCCCGTCTATAAGCTTAACGATTTCAAAGGCATATCCGACCTCATCGAAGAGAGGATAATAAAGGGGCACAGGGACCCCGGCGTAAGCCTTCTGGTTAACGGGACCAACGTTGAGCTGAAGCCGTTCATAGAAAACCTCCTCCGGGACGGCGTGACCGGCATGATAAAGAGCCTAAAGGGATGCGGCGAAGCCGACGAGATCGAGATAAGGATCACCAGGCGCGGCTCATGAACGCTTGTACCTGAGGCTCTTCCGAGAACTGAATCGCGCCAAGGGCGATATGCCTCCACAAACGGCTTGATAAACCACTCGCCTTGAACAACTTACCTCAAAATCCGCCCTTGAAGATGACCGGAGCGATACTCGCCGGCGGCCAGAGCCGCCGGATGGGCTTCAACAAGGCCTTCATAGATACTGCCCAGGGCACCATTATAGAAAGGACGGTCCGCGTCGTGGGGTCGGTATTCGACCCCGCCTTCATAGTCGCGAACGATATTGCGCTGTACGGCAGCCTGGGTCTTCCTGTGCACGAGGACATAATCAAGGGGGCCGGGAGCCTGGGAGGGATCTACACCGCCCTTTACCTTTCCGGATCCGAGCATGCGTTCGTAACGGCCTGCGACATGCCTCACCTCGACGCTGGATGCGTAAGGGCGGTCGCGGAAAGGGCATCGAAAGCGGACTGCGTCATACCTTTCATAGGCGGCATGCTACACCCCATGCACGCGGCCTACTCCAAAAGGTGCATGTCGGCAATAGAGGAGATGGTAAGGGCCGGAAACCTCAGGATAAACGACCTCTTCGGGAAGATAGATACGATGAGGCTTACGGAAGAGGACTTCCCGGGCCTCGACATATCCATATCCGTCGAGAACGTGAACACCAGAGACGACCTCAAAAGGGCCGGGATAGATGAAAAGTGACGGGAAAGCGGATATCGGAAAGCTCGAAACCCTGATGGAGAGGCTGCGGGCAGAGGACGGCTGCCCCTGGGACAGGGCGCAGTCCATGGATTCCCTCGTGCCTTTCATAATCGAGGAGGCCTACGAGGTCATATGCGCCATAGACTCCGGCATTCCCGATGAAATCCGGGACGAGCTGGGGGACCTCCTTTTCCAGGTCATATTCATTTCGCAAATAGCGAAGGAAAAAGGGGACTTCACGCTCGCAGACGTCATAGACCGCTCAAACTCGAAGATGATAAGCCGACACCCCCATGTGTTCGGAGAGGCCAGGGCCGAAACGCCCGAAGAGGTGCTCCGCCAGTGGGCTGAGATAAAAAAGAAGGAGAAGAGCGGCAAGGAGACCGGCGGACGCCTTGCCGGGGTCCCGGAAGTCCTGCCTGCGCTCCTTCGGGCGCACAAGATAAGCCAGAAGGCGGCAAAGGCGGGATTCGACTGGAAGAATACGGAAGAGGTACTGGAAAAACTCAACGAGGAGCTTGACGAATTCAAGGAGGCTGTAAGGAAGAAGGAGCCTCTTCAAATGGAAGAAGAGCTCGGCGACATGCTCTTCACCCTCGTAAACGTCGGGAGGTTCCTCGAAGTAAACCCCGAGGACGCACTTAGAAAGACCATCGCGAAGTTCATAACCCGCTTCCACCACATCGAAAGCGAGCTCCTTAAACAGGGCCGCGACCTCTCATCAACCCCCATTGACGAGCTCGAACGCCTCTGGCAAGAGGCAAAGTCGCCCAAAAGACAGGATTAGCAGGCGGCAGAAAGACTCTGGGGAAAACTTTCCGTAGAAAGCCTGGTGACGCTCTGCGCACCAGCGAATTGCAAAGGCCTTTTAACGCGCTGCCGCGCTTTTCGGCATAAGGCTCCGCTCTCTTTCCGCCACCAGCCTCCGGGCTCGGCCCTTATGTCGCTCGGCCCGCTACGGGGCCTCGCTCCTGTTGCCCCGCCTCGCCCGCCCTTCCTCCAACCCTATGTTCGCTCCGCCTTATGCCAGGGTTATTTTGTAGAAGCAAAACAAAAAGTGCCTCTCAAAAAAATTTTTCCAGCAGCCTGCTAAATCAAGGGCTTCAGGAGATTTCCCCACATGCTGTGGATAAGCTGTTGAAAAGAGGGCCTATGCAAAAAACGGCAAAACCGGATTATATGGGCGTTCTGAACGTTGCTCTTTTTTTAGGCACAAAATAACTCGGTAAATTAAACGCTTGGGGCCATTCGCCCCTTATTCATTTAACCCGCCTTTTTGCCTCTCCGAAATAAAAAACCTTTTAAAAACGCGAGCTCAGTAACGCCCATGAGCCTGGATGCCGCGACATAGGAAATAACACCCAGTCCGAGACAGGCGCTTAAGAGGGCCGCCTTCCACACGCCTCCCGGGATATCGACTATGCCGAATGCCAGTAGATATACGAGGACGCCCATGACGAGCGCAGCTCCCGTGGACTTAAGCCCTGAGACTAACATCCCTGTCACGCCGAAACGCCCGAACTTCATCCGGAGGACGACAAAGAGAATCGAGCAGTTCACAAGCGCGGCGAGCGTTGTCGCCAGCGCGAGCCCGCCGTGCCCGAGCGGTCCTATGAGCACGAAGCAGAAGACCGCATTGAACAGGAAGGCTATGAGGGCTATCCAGACAGGGGTCATGGTGTCCTTGAGCGAATAGAAGACCGAGGTGAGTATCCGGGCGATTGCCACCGGCACTAGGCCGAAGGCGTAAAAGTAGAGGGCGGTCGCGGTCCCGGCGGCGTCGGCGGCGCTGAACTCCCCTCTCGTGAAAAGGAGCTCGATTATCGGGTATGAGAGGACCAGGAGGCCGATGGTAGCCGGTATCATGACGAAATTCACTATCCTCACGGCAAAGGAGATGGAGCCCTTGAAGCCGTCCCAGTCTTGTCTCGTCACCTGCTCGGAGAGGCTCGGGAGCACCGCGGTCGTTACCGAGACCCCAAAAACGCCGAGCGGGAGCTCCATGAGCCTCCCCGCGTAATAAAGGTACGAGACAGCTCCCTCGGGCAGCCCGGAGGCGAACCACATGGTTACGAATATATTGAGCTGGTATACGCCTATGCCGAAGGCGGCAGGCCCCATGAGGGCGAATATCTTCCTTATTGCGCTGTCCCTGAACCCGAATGAGAATCTAGGGAGCATCCCGACCCTGCCCAGGAACGGCACCTGCAGAAGCAGCTGGAAAACACCGCCCGCAAGCACCCCCACCACCAGGGCGTAGACCGGGGAGTCGAGGTACGGGGCTATCGCGAAGATGCTCGCGATGATGGCCAGATTGAAAAGGACCGGCGAAAGGGCCGGGGCCGTGAAATGCCTGTAGGAATTCAAGACCCCCATGGCGATGCCCATTAGCCCCACGAAGAGCATGTAGGGGAACATCCACCTGGTTAGGGATACCGTAAGCTCGAATTTGCCCGGGTCGGAGAGGAAGCCCGGGGCCATCAACCAGACTATCTCCCTTGAGAAGATGATGCCGATTATGGCGAGGGCGGCAAGGATAAGTGCGAAGAGGGTGAAGACGCTCGAGGCGAGAGACCTCAATGCGCTCCGGTCCCTTCTGCTCATCTCGTCCGTGAATATGGGGATAAATGAGGATGTAAGGGCGCCCTCGCCCACGAGCCGGCGGAGGAGGTTCGATATCCTGAAGGCCATGAAGAAGGCGTCCGCAACAAGGCCGGCGCCGAAAACATAGGCCAGGGCCGCGTCCCTCAGGTAGCCGAGCACCCTGCTTGCCGCTGTAAGGGCGCTTATGACCGAGGCGGCCCCGGTGATCCTCCTTTCGTGGCTCACACGGCGCACCCAAAGGGCTTGACAAGGGGTCTAAAAACAAATATCATGTCTCTTTATCCGAAAACCGGGCCTATCTCGGACGAAGCAGGCCAATATAGATGCAATCTATAAAGATCAAGGTTAACAAATTAGCGCCTTAAAAGGTAGCATAAATTAAAGGGAAAGATACTTTCAGGAGGATATCTTGGCCAATCACGCGTCGGCAATAAAGAGGCACAAACAGAGCGAGAAGAGGAGGCAGAGGAACGCCTCCGTTAAGTCCTCGTTGAGGACGGCGGTAAAGAAAGTGAAAGAGGCGGTTGCGGCAGGAAAGGCCGACGAGGCGAAAACGAGCCTCAAGAACGCGATAACCGAGCTTGACAAGGCCGCTTCAAAGGGCGTTCTCCACAAGAATAACGCCTCAAGGAGGGTATCCCGCCTCTCTAAGCTTGTTAACCAGAAGACGAAGTAGATAATACCTCATAGAAACCAGAAGACCTCCGGGCAAAAACCCGGAGGTCTTTTTTTTGCGTTCAGTACTCCCTGAGAGAAGTTCCCTTCCAGAAGCTTATTTGCGCCCCTCATGTTTGTCGGTTAAGCTGATTATCAGCTGAAATCCCCGACCTTCAGGAGGACCCATGAAAAGACGCCTTCCTGCCCACGACGAGGTCCGAAGGACTCTCATGCACGGTGACTTTGGCCGCATTCAGGAGCTTGCCGGCAAGCTCCACACAGCGGACCTCGCTCATTACCTTGGCGAGCTCCTTCCAGCAGAGGCGGCGCGTATCATCACGATACTCCAGGAAAGGAACCAGGCCGAGGTCCTGAGCTATTTTCCCCTCCCCTACCAGCTCGCGCTCGTAAGAGAGCTCGGCCCCGGAAGGCTCGGGCCGATAATGAACCTCATGTCGCACGACGACCGCGCCGACCTCCTCAAGGCCCTCCCGGAGGACCTCCGCTACGACGTCCTCCATTCCATGGCAAAGGCCGAGAGGGAGGACATAATAATGCTCGGAGCCTATCCCGAGGGGAGCGCCGGGTCGATAATGACGTCCGACTACGCGGTCCTCTACCCCGAGCTTACAGCCGCTGCCTCGGTAGAGACGCTAAGGAGGGAAGCGCCGGAAAAGGAGACCATAGACAGGGCGTTCGTAATCGACCCCGACCGCCGCCTCCTCGGTACCGTGAGGTTCCAGTCCCTGGTATTCGCTAAGCCGGGCACGCTCGTGCGGGAGTTGATGGAGGGGCTTACCCACGCCGTAAGGACGGACGACACGGCCGAACACGCGGCAAGGCAGATAGGGCGCTACGACATACCGGCCCTGCCCGTCGTGGACGGAGAGGACAGGCTCGTGGGCATCATCACCCACGACGACGCGATGGACGTCCTGCAGGCGGAGGCTACCGAAGACTTCCACAAGGCCGGGACCATAGGGAAGCTCCCAGGGAACGTCAGGACCGCGAGCCCGTGGCTCCTTTACCGGAAGAGAGTGGTATGGCTGGTGCTTCTCGTATTCGGGAACGTCTTCTCCGGCGCAGGCATAGCGTATTTCGAGGAGACCATCGCGGCATTCGTCACGCTGGTATTTTTCCTCCCGCTCCTCATTGACAGCAGCGGGAACGCGGGTTCGCAGGCCGCAACCCTCATGATACGCGCGCTCGCCACCGGGGACGTGGAGGTTAAGGACTGGGGACGGATGCTCGGGCGCGAGATATTCATCGCGCTCGCCCTCGGGCTGACCATGGCCGCTGCGGTCTCTCTCATAGGGGTTGCGCGCGGCGGGCCGGAAATAGCGCTCGTCGTATCGCTATCCATGCTGGCGGTAGTGATAATCGGGAGCCTTTTCGGCCTGAGCCTGCCCTTTATCCTGAGCCGCCTCAGGATGGACCCCGCGGCCGCGAGCGCGCCCCTTATAACGTCGGTAGCCGACGCCCTGGGCGTTTTCATCTATTTCCTGATAGCGAACGCGCTCCTCATGAGGGGGGTGTAAGGAGCTTTTGTCCTAAAGACCTTATGCGCGCTGCCGCGCTTTTTTTCGGACTTAAGCGGAAGACCTTTTCCGCACTGCCGTGCGTTTTCGAGGGTAAGACTCGCTTGCTAGCCCCCTCCCCGTGAACACACAAAAGCGAAGAGAGACCCCGGAATTTTTTCGGGGTCGAGCGAGCGGATGCAAATCCGGAAATCTTCCTCTTGTGTTGAAGATTCCCGGCGGAATGCCGGGAATCTTCAACGGGCCCCCAAAGTCGCGGAGTTTACCCTGAGCAAAGCGAAGGGCTAGTTCTACTTCCCCGGCCCGTTCACGCTCTTCCTCCCTATGCAGCGCTCGCCTTACCCTCAGGGGTTTGTTTAAAGACAAAAAAAGGAATTCGTGCCGCAAATTTGTTTTTGCATTTCAAGATACCGGGGCACAAGGCGTTGCGAGTGCATAGGGATGGAGGAAGGGCGGGCGAGGCGGAGCAGCAGGAGCGAGGCCCCGAAGGGGGCCGAGCGACTTAAGGGCCGAGCCCGGAGGCGGATAGCGAGCCGAGCCTTGTGCCCAAAAAAGCGCGGCAGCGCGCAAAAGGCTTTTGGTAAGAGCATAGCTGAACGACCCGCAAAATCCTCTCTACTCCTCCCCTCCCTTTCTCCTCATCTTCTTTTTCACTCCCCTTATCGACTTTGCTTTCAAGCGCCGCTCCTTAGACGCGGCGGTGGGCCTCGTCT encodes the following:
- a CDS encoding MFS transporter → MDRGGGERKYIFGLNRNVFYTGFVSMLMDISSEMVYPLLPLFLTTVLGATKTAVGIIEGIAETTASILKIFSGWLSDKLGKRKLLMGAGYGISAVSRPLIAIATAWSHVLGARFIDRVGKGTRTAPRDAIIADSTEKEKLGLAFGFHRSMDTVGAIIGPGIAFLILLFFVGNLRLVFLLSTIPALISVLVIIIFITEKKRTREEAARLPRFSISDFDGPFRRYLVVVGIFSLGYFADAFVILRAEDLGVSSALIPIIYLAFNIVYALSSTPMGALADKIGLRRMVLAGFVYYSVIFVLIAFSTEALHIWILFPLYGIFKGMSEGTLRAYLATLAPPERKATAFGVYHTVVGLMLLPASVMAGYLWDNVGPEATFLYGSGMSALAALVFVVFRPGKG
- a CDS encoding DUF3108 domain-containing protein, which codes for MRNSIKCLFSLSLVLLLLSSTAAPLHAGSGNEKTIGQAFAGEELVYEIGFWIFDDVAEGRLKIEEGEGGLYTATLTAQTSGFVGTILRHRRDKYIATLRMTDDGKRFVTERFEKEVEIDGKDRKRSVHTVDYAKMTVIWDYWKGEKKDKEGAADIPEGMFVDDPIAAFYNFRFGSYGKIEEGRVYNIASFPRDGRFPEISIRIVPEKELKKKRKRRTSDYLADARIDKDLFGSKNGEIEINFTNGMLPVQAVAKGVILFGDVKGKLREVNLSRTVAASQAAPAISSLPRPEYHENKGG
- the mobB gene encoding molybdopterin-guanine dinucleotide biosynthesis protein B — translated: MAPIVSIVGKSGSGKTTLLEKVISELTRRGYRVGVLKHDAHGFEIDHEGKDSWRHKQAGARVVALSSPEKFAVIKDVEKEWPPERLIASYLSGVDVVVLEGFKKSPFPKIEVVRKANSSRPVCAKDKNLMAFASDFKVSRRLPVYKLNDFKGISDLIEERIIKGHRDPGVSLLVNGTNVELKPFIENLLRDGVTGMIKSLKGCGEADEIEIRITRRGS
- a CDS encoding molybdenum cofactor guanylyltransferase; its protein translation is MTGAILAGGQSRRMGFNKAFIDTAQGTIIERTVRVVGSVFDPAFIVANDIALYGSLGLPVHEDIIKGAGSLGGIYTALYLSGSEHAFVTACDMPHLDAGCVRAVAERASKADCVIPFIGGMLHPMHAAYSKRCMSAIEEMVRAGNLRINDLFGKIDTMRLTEEDFPGLDISISVENVNTRDDLKRAGIDEK
- the mazG gene encoding nucleoside triphosphate pyrophosphohydrolase, with product MKSDGKADIGKLETLMERLRAEDGCPWDRAQSMDSLVPFIIEEAYEVICAIDSGIPDEIRDELGDLLFQVIFISQIAKEKGDFTLADVIDRSNSKMISRHPHVFGEARAETPEEVLRQWAEIKKKEKSGKETGGRLAGVPEVLPALLRAHKISQKAAKAGFDWKNTEEVLEKLNEELDEFKEAVRKKEPLQMEEELGDMLFTLVNVGRFLEVNPEDALRKTIAKFITRFHHIESELLKQGRDLSSTPIDELERLWQEAKSPKRQD
- the murJ gene encoding murein biosynthesis integral membrane protein MurJ codes for the protein MSHERRITGAASVISALTAASRVLGYLRDAALAYVFGAGLVADAFFMAFRISNLLRRLVGEGALTSSFIPIFTDEMSRRDRSALRSLASSVFTLFALILAALAIIGIIFSREIVWLMAPGFLSDPGKFELTVSLTRWMFPYMLFVGLMGIAMGVLNSYRHFTAPALSPVLFNLAIIASIFAIAPYLDSPVYALVVGVLAGGVFQLLLQVPFLGRVGMLPRFSFGFRDSAIRKIFALMGPAAFGIGVYQLNIFVTMWFASGLPEGAVSYLYYAGRLMELPLGVFGVSVTTAVLPSLSEQVTRQDWDGFKGSISFAVRIVNFVMIPATIGLLVLSYPIIELLFTRGEFSAADAAGTATALYFYAFGLVPVAIARILTSVFYSLKDTMTPVWIALIAFLFNAVFCFVLIGPLGHGGLALATTLAALVNCSILFVVLRMKFGRFGVTGMLVSGLKSTGAALVMGVLVYLLAFGIVDIPGGVWKAALLSACLGLGVISYVAASRLMGVTELAFLKGFLFRRGKKAG
- the rpsT gene encoding 30S ribosomal protein S20 — translated: MANHASAIKRHKQSEKRRQRNASVKSSLRTAVKKVKEAVAAGKADEAKTSLKNAITELDKAASKGVLHKNNASRRVSRLSKLVNQKTK
- the mgtE gene encoding magnesium transporter, which codes for MKRRLPAHDEVRRTLMHGDFGRIQELAGKLHTADLAHYLGELLPAEAARIITILQERNQAEVLSYFPLPYQLALVRELGPGRLGPIMNLMSHDDRADLLKALPEDLRYDVLHSMAKAEREDIIMLGAYPEGSAGSIMTSDYAVLYPELTAAASVETLRREAPEKETIDRAFVIDPDRRLLGTVRFQSLVFAKPGTLVRELMEGLTHAVRTDDTAEHAARQIGRYDIPALPVVDGEDRLVGIITHDDAMDVLQAEATEDFHKAGTIGKLPGNVRTASPWLLYRKRVVWLVLLVFGNVFSGAGIAYFEETIAAFVTLVFFLPLLIDSSGNAGSQAATLMIRALATGDVEVKDWGRMLGREIFIALALGLTMAAAVSLIGVARGGPEIALVVSLSMLAVVIIGSLFGLSLPFILSRLRMDPAAASAPLITSVADALGVFIYFLIANALLMRGV